A region from the Mucilaginibacter sp. CSA2-8R genome encodes:
- a CDS encoding FKBP-type peptidyl-prolyl cis-trans isomerase has product MKKLMLLCSMLVLCVTACKKDNSAKTAAEQAAADDAQIQAYISANKITAIKDPSGVYYQIVTPGTGSYPTLSSVYNVNYKGEFITGGVFDSGTLSNFTLDGVIQGWQIGVPKINQGGRIKLMIPSALAYGPSGRGTIPGNAVLVFTIDLLSFR; this is encoded by the coding sequence ATGAAAAAATTAATGTTATTGTGCAGCATGCTGGTTTTGTGTGTAACGGCGTGCAAAAAAGATAATTCTGCAAAAACTGCTGCCGAACAAGCAGCGGCCGACGATGCCCAAATACAAGCTTATATTTCTGCTAACAAAATAACAGCAATAAAAGATCCATCGGGGGTTTATTACCAAATTGTAACTCCGGGTACTGGTTCATACCCAACATTAAGCTCAGTTTATAATGTAAATTATAAAGGCGAGTTTATTACCGGTGGTGTGTTTGATAGTGGTACGCTTTCTAACTTCACGTTAGATGGTGTTATACAAGGTTGGCAAATAGGTGTGCCCAAAATAAATCAAGGAGGCCGTATCAAACTAATGATACCTTCTGCATTGGCTTACGGACCATCAGGACGGGGAACTATACCAGGAAATGCAGTTTTGGTGTTTACTATCGACCTGCTAAGTTTTAGATAA
- the aspS gene encoding aspartate--tRNA ligase yields the protein MLRTHTCGELNLNDLDKTVTLCGWVQKSRDLGGTTFIDVRDRYGITQLVLNADTDATLREAGRNLGREFVIKVSGKVLERTSKNLKIPTGEIEIAVEGLEVLNEAKIPPFIIEDVTDGGEELRAKYRYLDLRRNPIRNNLMLRHKMAQEIRRYLDGLDFMEVETPVLIKSTPEGARDFVVPSRMNPGEFYALPQSPQTFKQLLMVSGFDRYFQIVKCFRDEDLRADRQPEFTQIDCEMSFIEQEDILNIFEGLARHLFKNIKGIELDTFPRMQYADAMRLYGSDKPDIRFGMQFVELNDIVKGKNFGVFDNAELVVGINAKGAANYTRKQLDELTDWLKRPQIGATGLIYMRHNDDGSLKSSVDKFYNEEELQKWSAAFNTQPGDLVLILAGNTDKVRKQLNELRLEMGSRLGLRSKDVFAPLWVLDFPLLEFDEESGRWHAMHHPFTSPKPEDIAQLDSDPGAVRANAYDMVINGIEVGGGSIRIYDRSLQALMFKHLGFSAEEAQKQFGFLMDAFEFGAPPHGGIALGFDRLCSIFAGLDSIRDVIAFPKNNSGRDVMIDSPSIIADAQMKELNIKTTV from the coding sequence ATGCTTAGAACTCATACTTGTGGCGAGTTAAATCTCAATGATTTAGATAAAACAGTAACCCTTTGCGGATGGGTACAAAAATCGCGCGATTTGGGTGGTACTACATTTATTGATGTACGCGACCGCTACGGAATTACTCAGTTGGTGCTAAACGCTGACACCGATGCAACCTTGCGCGAAGCCGGGCGTAACCTTGGTCGCGAATTTGTAATTAAAGTAAGCGGCAAAGTACTGGAGCGCACCAGCAAGAATCTTAAAATCCCAACTGGAGAAATTGAAATTGCTGTTGAAGGTTTAGAGGTGCTAAACGAAGCTAAGATACCACCTTTTATTATTGAGGATGTGACCGATGGCGGCGAGGAACTGCGCGCTAAATACCGTTACCTTGACTTACGCCGTAACCCTATACGTAATAATCTGATGCTGCGCCATAAAATGGCCCAGGAGATACGCCGTTACCTGGACGGTTTGGATTTTATGGAGGTAGAAACACCGGTGCTGATTAAATCTACACCCGAAGGTGCCCGTGACTTTGTGGTGCCGAGCCGCATGAACCCAGGTGAGTTTTATGCCTTGCCACAATCGCCACAAACCTTTAAGCAGTTACTGATGGTCAGTGGCTTTGACCGTTACTTCCAGATTGTAAAATGTTTCAGGGACGAAGATTTACGTGCCGACCGTCAGCCGGAATTTACACAAATCGACTGCGAAATGTCGTTCATTGAGCAGGAAGATATCCTGAACATTTTTGAAGGACTTGCCCGTCATCTGTTTAAAAATATTAAAGGCATTGAGCTGGATACTTTCCCGCGTATGCAGTATGCTGATGCCATGCGTTTATATGGTTCGGATAAACCTGATATCCGTTTCGGGATGCAGTTTGTTGAACTGAATGATATTGTTAAAGGCAAAAACTTTGGTGTGTTTGATAATGCCGAACTGGTAGTGGGTATCAACGCCAAAGGTGCTGCCAACTACACCCGTAAGCAGTTAGACGAACTAACCGACTGGTTAAAACGCCCGCAAATTGGCGCTACCGGTTTAATCTATATGCGTCATAATGATGATGGTAGCTTAAAGTCATCTGTTGATAAGTTTTATAACGAAGAAGAACTGCAAAAGTGGTCGGCTGCGTTTAACACCCAGCCTGGCGATTTAGTGCTCATACTAGCCGGTAATACCGACAAGGTTCGCAAGCAGCTTAACGAATTGCGTTTAGAGATGGGCAGTCGTTTAGGCCTGCGCAGCAAAGATGTTTTCGCGCCGCTATGGGTGCTCGACTTCCCGCTTTTAGAGTTTGACGAAGAGTCGGGCCGCTGGCATGCTATGCACCATCCGTTCACATCGCCTAAACCTGAGGACATCGCCCAGTTAGATAGCGATCCGGGAGCGGTACGGGCCAATGCCTATGACATGGTAATTAATGGTATCGAAGTTGGTGGCGGTTCTATCCGTATTTACGACCGCAGTTTGCAGGCTTTAATGTTTAAGCATTTAGGTTTTAGCGCCGAAGAAGCACAAAAGCAGTTTGGCTTTTTAATGGATGCCTTTGAATTTGGCGCCCCTCCGCATGGTGGTATTGCTTTAGGTTTCGATAGGCTTTGCTCTATTTTTGCCGGTTTAGATTCGATCCGTGATGTTATCGCTTTCCCTAAAAACAACTCAGGTCGTGATGTAATGATTGATTCGCCTTCAATAATTGCTGACGCGCAGATGAAAGAGCTTAATATTAAAACAACCGTATAG